In a single window of the Dinghuibacter silviterrae genome:
- a CDS encoding tetratricopeptide repeat protein produces MTKHLILLSGLVFCICTLQAQPSAIHTDPDAKFKQAEWFFNHEQYTLALPLLRELQQGLREPGADPQSLKTDEIYFYLYASQLLDDENDAVEPAKEYINSVNNQARVQELSFYLGDYYYRRKDFAKALTYLEGAGIANLSNDEIAKQKFELGYAYFSEKQYDKAKPLLDAIRQVPGDPHYVDANYYYGYIAYADKQFPVALDCFQKAEANPAYQGTASFYETEIYYFLGQKDKALSKGAAVLKQYLGSSYALELNRLVGHMYFERKEFAKALPYLEAYMNGSDKITREEMYELSYCYYQNAQYDKAIDGFKQLSDRTDSLSQSSMYLLGDAYLKTGQKASARNAFSFCADNSSYPQQREVSLFNYGKLSVELGYQNIALTSLKKFLSAYPQSTYAPEARELLVGLLANTSNYREALELLQGIQNPSETTQRLYPRILYGRAVEYINDQQLTEADDLLGKVLAAPYHDQVLAPTLFWKGELAYRAGKYDTAIRYLDQYLRSGRTGQGDIGAKEARYDMGYCLFQLQDYNQALGYFQQVARTATPAIGTPAVEQDAYVRAGDCYFVARDYRRAKENYDLALTYHWQGSDYALYQEAMIAGITNGNAKVKLLQQVARTYPGSRLVSESNMEIANTLIAEERFSDAIPYLNNIAADPSATTLKPKVLLKLGVVNYNLNKTDAALASYKQLVQQYPNAPEADEALANIKSIYVDLGRPGDYISYANTTGKSVSGSEADSLTYAAAQLQYDNGSCPDAVRQFADYIAKYPQGAHLIPAHFYSAECLSQQKKWPEALAGYDYVVGQGDSKYAEKSALAASRIAYFELKDIPSASIYFSRLRDYATSDQNQMEALRGMLRCQYALQHYDSASLVARDLLSRKGLSSDDKALGALVTGKNQQLQGQDDQAAVSYKTVISLNRGEWAAEARYEIAHILLDQNNLNAAEKAGFEVINKSGSYDLWVTKAYLLLGDVYDKRKDYFNAKATFQSIAQNASIPELKQLAQQRLDQVKAEEAQHSKIGDQ; encoded by the coding sequence ATGACGAAGCACTTGATTCTCCTTTCAGGATTGGTTTTTTGTATATGCACCTTGCAGGCCCAGCCCTCCGCGATTCATACAGACCCCGATGCGAAATTCAAACAGGCGGAGTGGTTCTTCAACCACGAGCAATATACCCTGGCCCTGCCTTTGCTTCGCGAGCTCCAGCAGGGATTAAGGGAGCCGGGCGCCGATCCCCAGTCGCTCAAGACGGATGAGATCTACTTTTACCTTTATGCCAGTCAGTTGTTGGACGACGAGAACGACGCGGTGGAACCGGCCAAGGAGTATATCAATTCCGTTAACAACCAGGCCCGGGTCCAGGAATTGTCGTTCTACTTAGGGGACTACTACTACAGGCGCAAGGACTTCGCCAAGGCGTTGACCTACCTGGAGGGGGCCGGTATCGCCAACCTGAGCAACGACGAAATTGCCAAGCAGAAGTTTGAACTGGGATACGCCTATTTCAGCGAAAAACAATACGACAAGGCAAAACCCCTTCTTGACGCGATCCGCCAGGTACCGGGTGATCCCCATTATGTGGACGCGAACTACTATTACGGCTATATCGCCTATGCGGACAAACAGTTTCCCGTAGCCCTGGACTGTTTTCAAAAGGCAGAGGCCAACCCTGCGTACCAGGGTACCGCTTCCTTTTATGAAACCGAGATCTACTATTTCCTCGGTCAGAAGGACAAGGCCCTGAGCAAGGGCGCGGCCGTCCTGAAGCAATACCTGGGCAGCTCCTACGCCCTTGAGTTAAACCGGCTGGTCGGACACATGTATTTTGAAAGAAAAGAATTCGCCAAGGCGCTTCCCTACCTTGAAGCGTATATGAACGGATCCGACAAGATCACGAGGGAGGAGATGTACGAGCTGAGCTATTGTTATTACCAGAATGCCCAATACGACAAAGCGATTGATGGTTTCAAGCAACTGAGCGACCGGACCGATTCCCTCAGCCAAAGCTCGATGTACCTATTAGGCGACGCCTACCTGAAGACCGGGCAGAAAGCGAGCGCCCGAAACGCGTTTTCTTTTTGCGCCGACAACAGCAGCTATCCCCAGCAGCGGGAAGTGTCCCTGTTCAACTACGGCAAGCTGTCCGTCGAGCTGGGATACCAGAACATCGCGCTGACGAGCCTGAAGAAATTCCTGTCGGCCTACCCCCAGTCCACCTATGCGCCGGAAGCCCGGGAGCTGCTCGTGGGGCTGCTGGCCAACACCAGCAACTACCGGGAAGCGCTCGAACTCCTGCAAGGCATTCAGAACCCGTCCGAAACGACCCAGCGCCTGTATCCCCGCATCCTCTACGGACGCGCGGTGGAGTACATCAACGACCAGCAACTCACCGAGGCCGACGACCTGCTTGGGAAGGTGCTGGCGGCGCCCTACCACGACCAGGTGCTGGCCCCGACCCTTTTCTGGAAAGGAGAGCTGGCGTACAGAGCCGGCAAATACGATACGGCGATCCGCTACCTCGATCAATACCTGAGGAGCGGCCGGACCGGCCAGGGGGACATTGGTGCAAAGGAAGCCAGGTATGACATGGGGTATTGTCTTTTCCAACTCCAGGACTACAACCAGGCGCTTGGGTATTTTCAGCAGGTAGCCAGGACGGCGACACCGGCCATTGGAACCCCCGCGGTCGAACAGGACGCGTATGTAAGGGCCGGGGATTGCTATTTCGTAGCGCGTGACTATCGAAGGGCCAAGGAAAACTACGACCTGGCACTGACCTACCACTGGCAGGGGAGCGACTATGCGCTTTACCAGGAAGCGATGATCGCGGGCATCACTAACGGCAATGCTAAAGTGAAGTTGCTCCAGCAGGTGGCCCGGACATATCCGGGTAGCCGCCTGGTGTCCGAAAGCAACATGGAGATCGCCAACACCCTTATCGCGGAAGAACGCTTTTCGGACGCGATACCCTACCTCAACAACATCGCGGCGGATCCCTCTGCGACGACCCTGAAACCAAAGGTGCTCCTGAAGCTGGGGGTTGTCAACTATAACCTGAATAAAACCGACGCTGCGCTGGCTTCGTACAAACAGCTCGTGCAGCAATACCCCAACGCCCCCGAAGCCGACGAGGCCCTGGCGAATATCAAGTCCATCTACGTCGACCTGGGAAGGCCGGGCGATTATATATCCTACGCCAATACGACGGGCAAAAGCGTCTCGGGGAGCGAGGCCGACTCGCTGACGTATGCGGCGGCACAGCTTCAATACGACAACGGCAGTTGTCCCGACGCCGTACGCCAGTTTGCCGACTATATCGCCAAATACCCACAGGGGGCGCACCTGATCCCCGCTCACTTTTATAGTGCCGAGTGTCTTTCCCAGCAAAAGAAATGGCCGGAAGCGCTCGCCGGTTACGACTACGTGGTCGGCCAGGGGGACAGCAAATACGCTGAGAAGTCCGCACTGGCGGCTTCCCGGATCGCCTATTTCGAGTTAAAGGACATCCCTTCGGCCAGCATTTATTTCAGCCGGTTGAGGGACTATGCCACCAGCGACCAGAACCAGATGGAGGCTCTGAGGGGGATGCTCCGTTGTCAATACGCGCTCCAGCACTATGACTCCGCCTCCCTCGTGGCCCGCGACCTGCTGTCCCGTAAAGGACTGAGCTCGGACGATAAGGCGCTGGGTGCCCTGGTCACCGGGAAAAACCAGCAGCTCCAGGGTCAAGACGACCAGGCGGCCGTCTCCTATAAAACCGTTATTTCCCTCAACCGGGGCGAATGGGCTGCCGAAGCGAGGTACGAGATCGCCCACATCCTCCTGGACCAGAACAACCTCAATGCCGCGGAAAAGGCCGGTTTCGAGGTCATCAACAAAAGCGGGTCATACGACCTCTGGGTGACCAAAGCTTACTTGTTGCTGGGGGATGTCTATGACAAACGCAAGGACTATTTCAACGCCAAGGCGACCTTCCAGAGCATTGCGCAGAACGCCTCTATTCCCGAACTGAAACAGCTCGCCCAACAGCGGCTGGACCAGGTCAAAGCGGAAGAAGCCCAACATTCCAAAATCGGTGATCAATAA
- a CDS encoding TonB-dependent receptor has product MKQRNILLIGMATLGSFTVHAQDKDTVLPNRTVNVTSTYKPVLQTASKINFNATLPAVDNKLPVLTYDIPAPSLYFSYLPAGLEPMIMQPDSNGIHENANYVKAGFGNFTTPYAEAGFSFGNKDNMFGLYASHISSKGNIQFQNYSNTAVQADGHVHTGNSILYGKVGYKLDEYNQYGYNHSLYTFSQDQIAHNFTTFHAQVGLRNATSNEYGFSYDPNVDFNVFRDNRSGNEINALVSVPLERRFGDNWAFRVNVAGDLTFYKTDSLASTITNNIFYVTPVLNYHNEVFTLNAGINPSWDNSAGGKFNLFPHIDFSLKLTEPLSLIGGWNGYYQKNTYQYLESLNPYVDQPLSQYNTEVRNLWGGIKGSAGPHVTYMAKMSYVTYADLPLFVNDTITGMGFETVKESKLNELQVHGELGFTAPGNFSLTVGADINNFISQSSQPEPWELLPFDLNAKLRWQPVKDVTLKADLFTWQGPYYRTLGKTEAQQSGAFDVNAGIQFNISKTVGLWLDCNNILNNTYQRWNQYDVLGFNILGGVVFSFGQRR; this is encoded by the coding sequence ATGAAGCAACGCAACATTCTACTGATAGGCATGGCCACGCTCGGGTCCTTTACGGTACACGCCCAGGATAAGGACACGGTATTGCCCAACCGTACGGTCAACGTGACGTCCACGTATAAACCCGTTTTGCAGACCGCTTCCAAGATCAACTTTAACGCCACCCTTCCGGCCGTGGACAACAAGCTCCCCGTGCTGACTTATGATATTCCCGCCCCCAGCCTGTACTTCAGCTATCTCCCCGCCGGTCTGGAGCCGATGATTATGCAGCCCGACTCAAACGGTATCCACGAGAACGCGAACTATGTCAAGGCCGGGTTTGGCAATTTTACCACCCCTTATGCAGAGGCCGGGTTTAGCTTTGGGAACAAAGACAACATGTTTGGCCTTTACGCAAGCCATATATCCTCCAAGGGCAATATCCAGTTCCAGAACTACAGCAATACCGCCGTCCAGGCCGACGGCCATGTCCATACCGGCAACTCGATCCTCTATGGCAAAGTAGGGTACAAGCTCGACGAGTACAACCAGTATGGCTACAACCACAGCCTGTACACGTTTTCCCAGGACCAGATCGCCCACAATTTCACGACGTTTCACGCACAGGTCGGGCTTCGCAACGCGACCTCCAACGAATATGGCTTTTCCTACGATCCCAACGTCGACTTCAACGTCTTTAGGGACAACCGGAGCGGTAACGAGATCAATGCGCTGGTGTCCGTACCCCTGGAGCGTCGTTTCGGCGACAACTGGGCCTTCCGTGTCAATGTCGCGGGTGACCTCACCTTCTACAAAACCGATTCGCTGGCCAGTACGATCACCAACAACATCTTTTATGTCACACCCGTCCTGAACTATCACAATGAGGTCTTTACCCTCAACGCAGGGATCAACCCCAGTTGGGACAACAGCGCGGGGGGGAAATTCAATCTTTTTCCCCACATCGATTTCAGCCTGAAGCTCACCGAACCGCTCTCCCTGATCGGAGGCTGGAACGGGTACTATCAAAAGAATACCTATCAGTACCTCGAAAGCCTCAACCCTTATGTAGACCAACCCCTGTCGCAATACAACACCGAGGTCAGGAACCTGTGGGGCGGGATCAAAGGGAGCGCCGGTCCCCATGTAACGTATATGGCTAAAATGTCTTATGTAACATACGCCGACCTGCCGCTTTTTGTCAACGATACGATAACGGGCATGGGTTTTGAGACGGTCAAGGAGTCCAAGTTGAACGAGTTGCAGGTCCACGGTGAACTCGGGTTTACCGCGCCGGGAAATTTCAGCCTGACGGTGGGGGCCGACATCAATAATTTTATCAGTCAGTCGTCCCAGCCCGAACCCTGGGAGCTCCTGCCCTTCGACCTGAACGCCAAGCTGCGCTGGCAACCCGTCAAGGACGTCACCCTCAAGGCCGACCTCTTTACCTGGCAGGGGCCGTACTACCGTACCCTGGGCAAGACCGAAGCACAGCAGAGCGGCGCCTTCGACGTCAACGCGGGCATCCAGTTCAATATTTCCAAAACCGTCGGACTTTGGCTGGATTGCAACAACATCCTGAACAACACATACCAGCGCTGGAATCAATATGACGTGCTCGGCTTTAATATTCTGGGGGGAGTTGTATTTTCGTTCGGCCAGCGACGCTAG
- a CDS encoding class I SAM-dependent methyltransferase — translation MIHYDRCPVCGASTIHPALEAKDYTVSGQTFAIWHCDGCTVRFTQDVPGIEDIGPYYQSDAYISHSDTREGLVNSLYHKVRAYTLQSKRKLVERASGKKAGDLLDIGCGTGAFLHTMQTAGWTVKGLEPDAGAREKAASLYGLTVQPVHELFDLPPASCDVITLWHVLEHVHDLKAYVDQFRKLLKPGGTLIIAVPNYTSFDADRYGAAWAAYDVPRHLYHFSPASMERLLQPVGLRVTGLQPMWFDSFYVSMLSERYKSGHENLIGAVFTGLRSNGKAWGNTALCSSVIYVCR, via the coding sequence ATGATCCATTACGACCGTTGCCCCGTCTGCGGGGCGTCCACGATCCATCCCGCCCTGGAGGCAAAAGATTATACGGTATCCGGCCAAACATTCGCCATCTGGCATTGTGACGGCTGCACCGTCCGTTTTACCCAGGACGTACCGGGAATCGAAGATATTGGTCCCTATTACCAGTCGGATGCCTACATATCGCACAGCGACACCAGGGAAGGCCTCGTCAACAGTCTTTACCATAAGGTGCGCGCCTATACCTTGCAGTCCAAACGAAAGCTCGTGGAGCGTGCCTCCGGGAAAAAAGCCGGAGACCTGCTGGACATCGGCTGCGGGACGGGGGCGTTTTTACATACGATGCAAACTGCCGGCTGGACGGTCAAAGGCCTGGAACCCGACGCGGGTGCCCGGGAGAAGGCGGCTTCGCTGTATGGCCTGACGGTACAGCCCGTACACGAACTGTTTGACCTGCCCCCTGCGTCCTGCGACGTCATCACCCTCTGGCACGTGCTGGAACATGTGCACGACCTGAAGGCCTACGTGGACCAGTTCAGGAAACTCTTAAAACCCGGGGGAACCCTGATCATCGCGGTACCCAACTATACTTCCTTTGATGCGGACCGGTATGGGGCGGCCTGGGCGGCCTACGACGTGCCCCGGCATCTGTATCACTTCTCCCCGGCCTCCATGGAGCGCCTGCTCCAGCCCGTGGGTTTGCGCGTGACCGGTCTGCAACCCATGTGGTTTGACAGCTTTTACGTGAGCATGCTCAGCGAGCGGTACAAAAGCGGACACGAGAACCTGATCGGGGCGGTGTTTACCGGGTTGCGCTCGAACGGGAAGGCATGGGGCAATACCGCGCTATGCTCGTCGGTCATCTACGTGTGCCGCTAG
- a CDS encoding glutaminyl-peptide cyclotransferase, with protein sequence MGWLPLVLLFLATACNHDSGDSTSNDPLALHYKIIRKLPHDTTAFTQGLEFFKGVLYEGTGEKGESQLRKVDLATGKVLQKVDLDKAYFGEGITIFGDKIYQLTWQNHVVLQYDLSFNLLRQFTLRTEGWGMTHDSTHLIISDGSSMIYYRDPATLDSVRVINVTDGSNLVNNINELEYIHGFIYANIWQTDYIYKIDPATGNVVGKADFSNLLKHEGETVYDSNAVLNGIAYDDQTGKLYITGKYWPAMFEIQFQ encoded by the coding sequence ATGGGGTGGTTACCCCTTGTCTTACTTTTCCTGGCAACTGCCTGCAACCACGACAGCGGCGATTCCACCAGCAACGATCCGCTGGCCCTCCATTATAAGATCATCCGCAAGCTTCCCCACGACACGACCGCCTTTACACAGGGGCTGGAGTTTTTTAAAGGCGTTCTTTACGAGGGCACGGGGGAAAAGGGCGAGTCCCAACTGCGGAAGGTAGACCTGGCCACCGGTAAAGTGCTCCAAAAAGTGGACCTGGATAAGGCGTACTTCGGGGAAGGGATTACCATCTTCGGGGACAAGATCTACCAGTTGACCTGGCAGAACCATGTCGTTTTACAGTACGACCTTTCCTTTAACCTGCTCCGGCAATTCACGCTCCGCACCGAGGGTTGGGGAATGACCCACGACAGCACCCACCTCATCATCAGTGACGGGTCCTCCATGATCTATTACCGGGATCCGGCTACCCTGGATTCGGTAAGGGTGATCAATGTGACGGATGGGAGCAACCTCGTTAACAACATCAACGAGCTGGAATATATCCACGGCTTTATCTATGCCAATATCTGGCAAACCGATTATATCTATAAGATCGATCCGGCCACCGGAAACGTGGTCGGAAAGGCCGATTTCTCCAACCTCCTCAAACACGAAGGCGAAACGGTGTATGACAGCAACGCCGTGCTCAACGGGATTGCGTATGACGACCAGACCGGGAAACTATACATCACCGGGAAGTACTGGCCGGCGATGTTTGAGATTCAGTTCCAATAA
- a CDS encoding pepsin/retropepsin-like aspartic protease family protein: protein MKYCLLAIWWICISAPVRADPGDPKDPPPGRRPLVITLDPVVTSDSATCILPFTRAGNLILVRAKADTTDGFFVFDTGAPNLVLNITYFRRYPTTNPTESGGVTGAVVNALQTHVDSVHLGPVHYFHLDADLINLGHIENTKGVKIFGLLGMKLFEKFEVIIDYDQSLIYLHLLTRKDGPGYRSALLNDTSAYGTVPIDLDADKIIVHTTLKGKKLRFVVDSGAETSVLDSRLPNKVFESVEVTRRVHLSGSGNTRVDALYGNLKDLQLGDQTIASLPVLITNLQSMCDAYNNCIDGMLSFDFLSLHKIGFNFVSRKMYIWK, encoded by the coding sequence GTGAAGTATTGCCTGCTGGCTATATGGTGGATCTGTATATCTGCGCCCGTCCGGGCGGACCCGGGCGACCCGAAAGACCCGCCGCCCGGCCGCCGCCCGCTCGTCATTACCCTGGATCCCGTCGTCACCAGCGATTCGGCCACCTGTATCCTGCCCTTTACAAGGGCAGGGAACCTCATCCTGGTCAGGGCCAAGGCGGATACCACGGACGGCTTTTTCGTCTTTGACACCGGCGCCCCCAACCTGGTCCTGAACATTACCTATTTCCGCCGGTATCCGACCACCAACCCTACGGAAAGCGGGGGCGTGACCGGGGCGGTAGTGAACGCGCTCCAGACCCATGTCGACAGTGTTCACCTGGGTCCGGTCCATTACTTCCACCTCGACGCAGACCTGATCAACCTCGGACATATAGAAAATACAAAGGGGGTAAAAATATTCGGCTTGCTGGGCATGAAACTCTTTGAAAAATTCGAGGTCATCATCGACTATGACCAAAGCCTCATCTACCTGCACCTGCTCACCCGGAAAGATGGTCCTGGGTACAGAAGCGCCCTGCTCAACGATACCTCCGCTTATGGCACGGTGCCCATAGACCTGGACGCCGACAAAATCATCGTCCACACCACCCTGAAGGGTAAAAAGCTGCGCTTCGTCGTCGACAGCGGGGCGGAGACCAGCGTCCTCGACAGCCGGCTGCCGAACAAGGTCTTTGAAAGCGTCGAGGTGACCCGGAGGGTACACCTGAGCGGGAGCGGCAATACCCGGGTAGACGCCCTTTATGGGAACCTGAAGGATCTGCAACTGGGGGACCAGACGATTGCCTCCCTCCCCGTCCTGATCACCAACCTACAGAGCATGTGTGACGCCTATAACAATTGTATCGACGGGATGCTCAGCTTCGATTTTCTCTCCTTGCATAAAATAGGTTTTAACTTTGTAAGCCGCAAAATGTATATATGGAAATGA